A window of the Euzebya pacifica genome harbors these coding sequences:
- a CDS encoding 3-hydroxyacyl-CoA dehydrogenase, whose translation MDLSNAVALVTGGASGLGRATAEGLVAAGAKVVLVDLPSSPGAETASEIGDAARFVPADVTDPAAVQEAIDTATELGTLRVAVNCAGVGTPGRVLSKRGPMDLEQFQKVVTINLVGTFNVLRLSAAAMAASDPVDGERGVIVNTASIAAFDGQIGQAAYAASKGGVVGMTLPIARDLAQHLIRVMTIAPGTFSTPMLHGLPPEAVKSLGDAVPMPSRLGEPSEYAALVRHICENQMLNGEVIRLDGALRMAPR comes from the coding sequence ATGGACCTCAGCAACGCCGTCGCCCTCGTCACGGGAGGGGCCTCCGGCCTCGGTCGTGCCACCGCCGAGGGGCTTGTCGCTGCGGGCGCGAAGGTCGTGTTGGTCGACCTGCCGTCCTCACCCGGCGCCGAGACGGCCTCGGAGATCGGCGACGCGGCCCGCTTCGTCCCCGCTGACGTGACCGACCCGGCGGCGGTGCAGGAGGCGATCGACACCGCGACGGAGCTCGGGACCCTGCGCGTGGCCGTGAACTGCGCCGGCGTCGGGACCCCCGGTCGGGTCCTGTCCAAGCGCGGCCCGATGGACCTCGAGCAGTTCCAGAAGGTCGTCACGATCAACCTGGTCGGCACGTTCAACGTCCTGCGCCTGTCCGCCGCTGCGATGGCCGCCTCCGATCCCGTGGACGGCGAGCGAGGCGTCATCGTCAACACCGCCTCGATCGCAGCGTTCGACGGGCAGATCGGCCAGGCGGCCTACGCGGCGTCCAAGGGTGGCGTGGTCGGCATGACCCTGCCGATCGCCCGCGATCTCGCCCAGCACCTGATCCGGGTCATGACGATCGCCCCGGGCACCTTCTCCACCCCGATGCTGCACGGCCTGCCACCCGAGGCGGTCAAGTCCCTCGGCGACGCCGTCCCCATGCCCTCCCGCCTGGGCGAGCCCTCCGAGTACGCGGCACTCGTCCGCCACATCTGCGAGAACCAGATGCTCAACGGCGAGGTCATCCGCCTCGACGGCGCCCTGCGGATGGCGCCGCGGTAG
- a CDS encoding ClpP family protease, giving the protein MSVNAGSSDTYWGLTPRSDDGDEETKEEKDTLLAAALSQNPFKKLYDNRVLYLRGPIEDTKADEIVAQLLALGSDSDDDITMYINSPGGVISGMFAMYDVMHLINAKVNTVCVGMAASAGAFLLATGTGTRSATPNSRIMIHQPLGGARGQASDIQIQAQQMTFMRNRINEILSERSGKSLEQVEKDTLRDFWLSAEESVEYGLIDSVRTTGGL; this is encoded by the coding sequence ATGAGCGTCAACGCAGGTTCCTCCGACACGTACTGGGGTCTGACGCCCCGGTCCGACGACGGTGACGAGGAGACGAAGGAGGAGAAGGACACCCTTCTCGCGGCTGCCCTGTCGCAGAATCCCTTCAAGAAGCTCTACGACAACCGCGTGCTGTACCTGCGTGGCCCCATCGAGGACACGAAGGCCGACGAGATCGTCGCCCAGCTCCTTGCCCTGGGCTCGGACTCCGACGACGACATCACGATGTACATCAACTCCCCCGGTGGCGTGATCAGCGGGATGTTCGCGATGTACGACGTGATGCACCTGATCAACGCCAAGGTCAACACCGTGTGCGTGGGCATGGCGGCATCGGCGGGCGCGTTCCTGCTGGCCACCGGCACCGGCACCCGATCGGCCACCCCGAACTCGCGGATCATGATCCACCAGCCCCTCGGTGGTGCCCGCGGTCAGGCCTCCGACATCCAGATCCAGGCGCAGCAGATGACCTTCATGCGCAACCGGATCAACGAGATCCTCTCCGAGCGCTCCGGCAAGTCGCTGGAGCAGGTCGAGAAGGACACCCTCCGCGACTTCTGGCTGAGCGCCGAGGAGTCGGTGGAGTACGGCCTCATCGACAGCGTCCGGACCACCGGCGGCCTCTAG
- a CDS encoding DUF3159 domain-containing protein: MNEDVTLQGLLRDPKLVVDTVAPTLLFAVLAVLSPLVVAAGAALAWCAVVVLVRRRRKQSLAHAVSGLGGVVIGVAVALLSGDALGFFVPGIVGNLAFGVLCLLSVPVGRPAVAWTSATLVRWPLEWYWHPRVRPAYSEVTIVWGLYYLGKGGWQALLLRDGDLAALATVRLVTGWPGLLALVAATWAYITWRLGTLDAPDVDAFRSGHDEADATGASAGSAEVLPEDGEA; the protein is encoded by the coding sequence ATGAACGAGGACGTCACGCTGCAGGGCCTCCTGCGCGATCCCAAGCTGGTCGTCGACACCGTGGCACCCACCCTGCTCTTCGCGGTGCTGGCCGTCCTGTCACCCCTGGTCGTGGCCGCGGGGGCGGCGCTGGCCTGGTGTGCGGTCGTCGTCCTCGTGCGGCGACGCCGGAAGCAGTCCCTCGCCCATGCCGTGTCCGGCCTCGGTGGCGTCGTGATCGGCGTGGCCGTGGCGCTGCTCAGCGGTGATGCGCTGGGGTTTTTCGTACCGGGCATCGTCGGCAATCTGGCCTTCGGCGTGCTGTGCCTGCTGAGCGTCCCCGTCGGCCGGCCCGCGGTCGCCTGGACCAGCGCGACGCTGGTCCGCTGGCCGCTGGAGTGGTACTGGCATCCCCGTGTCCGGCCCGCCTACAGCGAGGTCACGATCGTCTGGGGCCTGTACTACCTGGGGAAGGGGGGATGGCAGGCGCTGCTGTTGCGCGACGGCGACCTGGCTGCGCTGGCGACGGTCCGGCTGGTCACGGGCTGGCCGGGCCTGCTCGCCCTCGTCGCGGCGACCTGGGCGTACATCACGTGGCGGCTCGGCACGCTGGACGCACCCGATGTCGACGCGTTCCGGTCCGGGCACGACGAAGCCGACGCCACGGGGGCGTCGGCTGGGTCAGCGGAGGTCCTGCCGGAGGACGGCGAGGCCTAG
- the mutM gene encoding bifunctional DNA-formamidopyrimidine glycosylase/DNA-(apurinic or apyrimidinic site) lyase: MASVPELPEVESVRRQLAPRLVGRRVSRVAVDPAMPRYDRARDAEGGRVDDLRRRGKYLIADLDTDRDLILHLGMTGILRWRGEDGWDGSDPYVRATIELDDGSMLDFRDVRRFGTFVVTPAGEHERLPTLAALGPEPLSGAFTREGFHRALSSTRQQVKPFLLSQRPVAGVGNIYADEALWRARIRPTARRIGRERSDRLWHAIRTVLAESIEREGTTFRDYQMVNGESGRNADFLVAYGQGGRPCPRCGEPMRKGVVGGRGTTWCARCQR; the protein is encoded by the coding sequence ATGGCGTCAGTGCCAGAACTTCCCGAGGTCGAGAGCGTGAGGCGTCAGCTGGCGCCCAGATTGGTGGGTCGCAGGGTGTCGAGGGTCGCGGTGGACCCGGCGATGCCGCGCTACGACCGGGCCCGCGATGCGGAGGGTGGGCGGGTCGACGACCTCCGCCGCCGGGGCAAGTACCTGATCGCCGACCTCGACACCGATCGTGACCTGATCCTCCACCTCGGCATGACCGGCATCCTGCGGTGGCGGGGCGAGGACGGGTGGGACGGCAGCGACCCGTACGTGCGGGCCACGATCGAGCTCGACGACGGCTCGATGCTGGACTTCCGTGACGTCAGGCGGTTCGGCACCTTCGTGGTGACCCCGGCGGGGGAGCACGAGCGCCTGCCGACCCTCGCGGCGCTGGGGCCCGAGCCGCTGTCGGGGGCGTTCACCCGGGAGGGGTTCCACCGGGCGCTGTCGTCGACCCGCCAGCAGGTCAAGCCCTTCCTGCTGTCCCAGCGTCCGGTCGCCGGGGTCGGCAACATCTACGCCGACGAGGCCCTGTGGCGGGCACGGATCCGTCCGACGGCCCGGCGGATCGGGCGGGAGCGGTCCGACCGCCTCTGGCACGCCATCCGCACGGTCCTGGCCGAGTCGATCGAGCGGGAGGGGACCACCTTCCGCGACTACCAGATGGTCAACGGCGAGTCGGGTCGAAACGCCGACTTCCTCGTCGCCTACGGACAGGGCGGGCGTCCGTGCCCCCGGTGCGGCGAGCCGATGCGCAAGGGCGTCGTGGGCGGTCGCGGCACGACCTGGTGCGCGCGTTGCCAACGATGA
- the pruA gene encoding L-glutamate gamma-semialdehyde dehydrogenase, with protein MSQVNASGRFVVPTPVNEPLRDYAPGSPERASLESTIAAVRSAGPIDAPMHIGGRDVTTGTTFTVTAPHDHGLSLATVHAAGRDDVTAAIDAAGEAARDWAATPLADRAAVFLRAADMLSGPWRDRLNAATILGQSKSVYQAEIDAAAELIDFLRFNCAFAEQIHAEQPISSTGIWNRTDHRPLEGFVLALTPFNFTAIAGNLPAAPAIMGCTVVWKPSEKQAYAAQVTMDLFRAAGLPDGVINLVHGDGAMVSEVCMSHRDFGGLHFTGSTTVFKQLWQRTGANIDTYRSYPRIVAETGGKDFVIAHPSADPLAVAVGLGRGAFEYQGQKCSAASRAYIPASLWPAVRDPLATMAEEITVGDVGADLSTFFGAVIDKVAHDRLTQAIAGATDAGAKVLVGGGADASEGWFVDPTVLVTEDPTSDTMVRELFGPVLTVYVYDDARWEETLDLVDSSSPYALTGAVFATDRSAVDDALGRLRHAAGNFYINDKPTGAVVGQQPFGGARASGTNDKAGSPLNLLRWVSPRSIKETFVPPTDWRYPHQG; from the coding sequence ATGAGCCAGGTGAACGCCAGCGGACGCTTCGTCGTCCCCACGCCCGTCAACGAACCCCTGCGCGACTACGCGCCCGGCAGCCCCGAACGGGCATCGCTGGAGTCGACGATCGCTGCCGTGCGCAGCGCCGGCCCCATCGACGCCCCCATGCACATCGGTGGCCGAGACGTCACGACGGGGACGACCTTCACCGTCACCGCGCCGCACGACCACGGGCTGTCACTGGCCACCGTGCACGCCGCCGGCCGCGACGACGTCACCGCAGCCATCGACGCGGCTGGTGAGGCGGCTCGCGACTGGGCCGCCACACCCCTGGCCGACCGGGCCGCCGTGTTCCTCCGGGCTGCCGACATGCTCAGCGGCCCGTGGCGCGACCGGCTGAACGCGGCCACGATCCTGGGGCAGTCCAAGTCGGTGTACCAGGCCGAGATCGACGCAGCCGCCGAGCTGATCGACTTCCTGCGCTTCAACTGCGCGTTCGCCGAGCAGATCCACGCCGAGCAGCCAATTTCCTCCACGGGCATCTGGAACCGCACCGACCACCGGCCGCTCGAGGGCTTCGTGCTGGCCCTCACCCCGTTCAACTTCACCGCCATCGCCGGCAACCTGCCCGCTGCGCCGGCGATCATGGGCTGCACGGTCGTGTGGAAGCCGTCGGAGAAGCAGGCCTACGCCGCGCAGGTGACGATGGACCTCTTCCGCGCTGCCGGCCTGCCCGACGGCGTCATCAACCTCGTGCACGGTGACGGGGCGATGGTGTCGGAGGTGTGCATGTCCCATCGTGACTTCGGCGGGCTGCACTTCACCGGGTCGACGACGGTGTTCAAGCAGCTGTGGCAGCGGACCGGCGCCAACATCGACACCTACCGCTCCTATCCGCGGATCGTCGCCGAGACCGGCGGCAAGGACTTCGTCATCGCCCACCCTTCCGCTGACCCGCTCGCCGTGGCCGTCGGCCTCGGGCGCGGGGCCTTCGAGTACCAGGGGCAGAAGTGCTCGGCGGCCAGCCGGGCCTACATCCCTGCCTCGCTGTGGCCGGCCGTCCGCGACCCCCTGGCCACGATGGCGGAGGAGATCACCGTCGGCGACGTGGGCGCGGACCTGTCCACGTTCTTCGGCGCGGTCATCGACAAGGTGGCCCACGACCGGCTGACCCAGGCCATCGCCGGGGCGACCGACGCGGGCGCCAAGGTGCTGGTCGGCGGCGGCGCGGACGCCAGCGAGGGCTGGTTCGTCGACCCGACGGTGCTGGTCACCGAGGACCCCACGAGCGACACGATGGTCCGCGAGCTCTTCGGACCGGTGCTGACGGTGTACGTCTACGACGACGCCCGGTGGGAGGAGACCCTCGACCTCGTCGACTCCTCCTCCCCCTACGCCCTGACCGGCGCGGTGTTCGCCACCGACCGCTCGGCCGTCGACGACGCCCTGGGCCGCCTGCGCCATGCCGCGGGCAACTTCTACATCAACGACAAGCCCACGGGCGCGGTCGTCGGCCAGCAGCCGTTCGGCGGCGCGAGGGCCTCGGGCACCAACGACAAGGCCGGCTCCCCCCTCAACCTGCTGCGCTGGGTCAGCCCCCGGTCGATCAAGGAGACCTTCGTCCCCCCGACCGACTGGCGCTACCCCCACCAGGGCTGA
- a CDS encoding IclR family transcriptional regulator, with the protein MACGPDRLPSVPPDTGTSRWVTLPAASTTGRSWLERGGSRTLARGLSVLRALGQRDEGATVAELSVATSLDRAVLYRLLETLCETGFAVRDEGSRRYHLGVALVELGARAGRGLEVSRLATPGMRTLMEACNEAVCLGVRDGDDLVVVDRIEPQGLFVRVSYGVGFRHPLLTGAHGRALAAHLVEEDRAALSGDDGVLEALDAVRIRGYAVSNGELETGTTGVAAPIRDRTGNAVASLGVVAPTPRVPDPDRLAPMVVEVTTEISRRLGWDG; encoded by the coding sequence ATGGCCTGCGGCCCGGATCGCTTGCCTTCCGTTCCGCCCGACACCGGCACCAGCCGGTGGGTTACGCTGCCGGCCGCGAGCACGACAGGGAGGTCCTGGTTGGAGAGGGGCGGTTCTCGCACACTCGCGCGTGGCCTGTCGGTGCTGCGCGCACTGGGCCAGCGCGACGAGGGTGCGACGGTGGCCGAGCTGTCCGTTGCGACGTCGCTGGACCGTGCGGTCCTCTACCGGCTGCTCGAGACCCTCTGCGAGACGGGGTTCGCGGTGCGCGACGAGGGCAGCCGGCGGTACCACCTCGGTGTCGCGCTGGTCGAGCTCGGCGCCCGAGCCGGACGGGGGCTGGAGGTCAGCCGGCTGGCGACCCCGGGCATGCGGACCCTGATGGAGGCGTGCAACGAGGCCGTCTGCCTGGGCGTGCGCGACGGCGACGACCTGGTGGTGGTGGACCGCATCGAACCGCAGGGCCTGTTCGTCCGGGTGTCCTACGGGGTCGGGTTCCGCCATCCGCTGCTGACCGGTGCCCACGGCCGGGCGCTGGCCGCCCACCTGGTGGAGGAGGACCGCGCAGCCCTCAGCGGCGACGACGGCGTGCTCGAGGCCCTCGACGCGGTGAGGATCCGCGGGTATGCGGTGTCCAACGGCGAGCTGGAGACCGGGACGACGGGGGTGGCCGCACCGATCCGGGACCGGACCGGCAACGCGGTTGCTTCGCTCGGGGTGGTGGCGCCGACCCCCCGGGTGCCGGACCCTGATCGCCTTGCCCCGATGGTGGTCGAGGTCACCACCGAGATCAGCCGACGGCTGGGCTGGGACGGCTGA
- a CDS encoding sigma factor: MANPHEQDFRRAAEPELLDGIRAGQPLALAEAYHRLVPAAHAVARRLVPGAAEVEEVLQAVFTQLWISSPDAGPLEGWARRTTWAISAERLRADGRAPASPSASGLLPDLPAPDLRFLDAAERAIAELPDDERRALLLAHDKGVATTAQDPGASDALVRALLALAGPETSSGDRTAATEDPCADLSALGDWCLGVADPAAAGQVESAIEERAGCAARSRAVRRGRRRIEGLPATPDMGQRVLVQVLTATGSVAAAASTPPPAAPPVVMSTPDADEATTEPSAAEPLLTDAPPADTPTADTPTADGAIAGAPVADTAPSFDEPAADEPAAVTPIDAGPAEEDDDDPFADFDEAPPVVGGPVVAAGTDAVADTADLPAASSQDPADADWTPTPGDTAELRLSDILAGDHEDDDPFAGLDELDEPPTPASDAPAATGPYAALQALDGEDTGAAPDPTAPFGAAAPAERAGGPDPVFTDDADVYVEGEERYADDDVPAVRQRSAMAAVLAWVLPILGGLAVGVLLAVQVFGPPGG, from the coding sequence ATGGCAAACCCACACGAGCAGGACTTCCGGCGGGCGGCCGAGCCCGAACTCCTCGACGGCATCCGCGCCGGCCAGCCGCTTGCGCTGGCCGAGGCGTACCACCGGCTGGTTCCCGCTGCCCACGCCGTGGCGCGCCGGCTCGTGCCGGGCGCCGCCGAGGTGGAGGAGGTCCTGCAGGCCGTCTTCACCCAGCTGTGGATCTCCTCGCCCGACGCCGGCCCGCTCGAGGGCTGGGCACGCCGGACCACGTGGGCGATCTCCGCCGAGCGGCTGCGTGCCGACGGCCGGGCCCCTGCGTCCCCGTCGGCGTCCGGGCTGCTGCCCGACCTTCCTGCTCCGGACCTGCGCTTCCTCGACGCGGCCGAGCGGGCCATCGCCGAGCTGCCCGACGACGAGCGGCGCGCGCTGCTGCTGGCCCACGACAAGGGTGTGGCGACGACCGCGCAGGACCCGGGTGCCAGCGACGCGCTGGTCCGTGCCCTGCTGGCGCTGGCCGGCCCCGAGACCTCCTCCGGTGACCGCACCGCGGCGACGGAGGATCCGTGTGCGGACCTGTCCGCCCTGGGCGACTGGTGCCTCGGGGTGGCCGACCCCGCTGCGGCGGGTCAGGTGGAGTCCGCCATCGAGGAGCGCGCCGGTTGTGCGGCTCGATCGCGAGCGGTCCGTCGTGGCCGCCGCCGCATCGAGGGACTGCCTGCCACCCCCGACATGGGCCAGCGCGTCCTCGTGCAGGTTCTGACGGCGACAGGGTCCGTGGCCGCCGCGGCCAGCACGCCGCCGCCTGCCGCTCCCCCCGTCGTGATGTCGACGCCCGATGCGGACGAGGCGACGACCGAGCCATCTGCCGCCGAGCCGCTCCTCACCGACGCACCGCCGGCCGACACCCCCACGGCTGACACCCCGACGGCCGACGGAGCGATCGCCGGAGCGCCGGTCGCCGACACGGCACCCTCCTTCGACGAGCCCGCCGCCGACGAGCCCGCGGCCGTCACGCCGATCGACGCTGGTCCTGCCGAGGAGGACGACGACGATCCCTTCGCCGACTTCGACGAGGCACCACCTGTGGTCGGTGGCCCGGTCGTTGCAGCCGGGACCGACGCGGTGGCCGACACCGCCGACCTCCCGGCCGCCTCGTCGCAGGATCCTGCCGACGCCGACTGGACACCCACGCCCGGGGACACCGCCGAGCTGCGCCTGTCCGACATCCTGGCCGGCGACCACGAGGACGACGACCCCTTCGCCGGCCTCGACGAGCTCGACGAACCACCGACGCCCGCGTCGGACGCGCCGGCCGCAACCGGTCCGTACGCCGCCCTGCAAGCCCTCGACGGCGAGGACACCGGCGCCGCACCGGACCCGACGGCCCCCTTCGGCGCGGCCGCCCCTGCCGAACGTGCCGGCGGACCCGATCCCGTGTTCACCGACGATGCCGACGTGTACGTGGAGGGCGAAGAGCGCTACGCCGACGACGACGTCCCCGCGGTGCGCCAGCGCAGCGCCATGGCCGCCGTCCTGGCCTGGGTGCTGCCGATCCTCGGCGGCCTCGCGGTGGGTGTGCTGCTCGCCGTGCAGGTCTTCGGCCCGCCGGGCGGCTGA